The Nonlabens spongiae genome contains a region encoding:
- a CDS encoding YqaE/Pmp3 family membrane protein: MKRITIILNILAPPLSIARKKGITSDVGVNILLTLLFIVPGILHAFYINSPARYY; the protein is encoded by the coding sequence ATGAAGAGAATTACTATTATTTTGAACATTCTGGCTCCTCCTTTAAGCATTGCTCGTAAAAAAGGAATCACGAGTGATGTAGGTGTGAACATTCTATTGACGCTGTTATTTATTGTCCCTGGAATATTACACGCATTTTACATTAATTCACCTGCCCGATATTATTAA